One Methanococcus aeolicus Nankai-3 DNA segment encodes these proteins:
- a CDS encoding 30S ribosomal protein S24e: MEIKITSDRANPLLHRREVKFIANYDGTTPSVNEIKMKITAMLNADKSLTIVDSICQEYGNTESLGYVKIYDDEKSMNLFEKKSVLEKNKIEEAETTEEDGE; this comes from the coding sequence ATGGAAATAAAAATAACATCTGATAGGGCAAACCCATTATTACATAGAAGAGAAGTTAAATTCATAGCAAATTATGATGGAACTACGCCATCAGTTAACGAAATAAAGATGAAAATAACAGCAATGTTAAACGCTGACAAATCCCTAACAATAGTGGATTCAATCTGTCAAGAATATGGAAACACAGAATCCTTAGGATATGTTAAAATATATGATGATGAAAAATCAATGAATTTATTTGAAAAAAAATCAGTTTTAGAAAAAAATAAAATAGAAGAAGCTGAAACAACAGAAGAAGACGGTGAATAA
- a CDS encoding 30S ribosomal protein S27ae translates to MATKNKGTQKHNYYKVEGDKVEKLKKECPRCKGGVFMAEHLNRFACGKCGYTEFKKQ, encoded by the coding sequence ATGGCTACAAAAAACAAAGGAACACAAAAACACAATTACTACAAAGTTGAAGGAGACAAAGTAGAAAAATTAAAAAAAGAATGCCCAAGATGTAAAGGTGGCGTATTCATGGCTGAGCACCTAAACAGATTTGCATGCGGAAAATGTGGATACACAGAATTCAAAAAACAATAA
- the radB gene encoding DNA repair and recombination protein RadB → MLEDILKGDIERKTITQIYGPPGVGKTNLCIISAINFIRHGYKVAYIDTEGGLSTERIKQISNNNEEFNNILNNLIIYEPESFEEQSTILKQLALIDNLGLIIVDGIASLYRLELSDDINQNAKVNRIMGNQILILNKISKKNNSAVLITNQITDTNKGFKASGGKILEYWSKIIIRIDKPNTIREMTLEKHRHAAEGQKLRYKIVNNGVHKL, encoded by the coding sequence ATGTTAGAGGATATTTTAAAAGGAGATATTGAAAGAAAAACTATCACCCAAATATATGGTCCTCCGGGTGTTGGAAAAACCAATTTATGCATCATTTCTGCTATAAATTTTATAAGGCATGGATATAAAGTTGCATATATTGATACAGAGGGAGGATTATCGACCGAAAGAATAAAACAAATTTCAAATAATAATGAAGAATTTAATAATATATTAAATAATTTAATAATATATGAACCTGAAAGCTTTGAGGAACAATCAACCATACTTAAACAACTTGCCTTAATCGATAATTTGGGACTAATTATTGTAGATGGTATTGCATCACTTTATAGGCTAGAACTCTCCGATGATATCAATCAAAATGCAAAAGTAAATAGGATAATGGGAAACCAGATATTAATACTAAATAAAATATCAAAAAAGAACAATTCTGCGGTTTTAATTACTAACCAAATAACTGATACCAATAAAGGATTTAAAGCATCAGGGGGTAAGATTTTAGAATATTGGAGTAAAATAATAATTAGGATAGATAAACCAAACACCATAAGAGAAATGACATTAGAAAAACATAGACATGCAGCAGAAGGTCAGAAATTACGATATAAAATAGTCAATAACGGCGTTCATAAATTATAG
- a CDS encoding MJ1244 family protein: MKVLLYIFVEIENIGKAINALSEGEISGFFLMEYKGMSPQEWAGFLIDEEPEKAVKIINDMAKNSVVIGTVVSENNLENIKYAIAEKLGDYKHTIMELPLCGLKVNKVD; encoded by the coding sequence ATGAAAGTGCTATTATATATATTTGTAGAAATTGAAAATATTGGAAAAGCTATCAATGCCCTTTCAGAAGGGGAAATTTCTGGATTTTTTTTAATGGAATATAAAGGAATGTCACCTCAAGAGTGGGCTGGATTTTTAATTGACGAGGAACCTGAAAAAGCTGTAAAAATAATCAATGATATGGCCAAAAATTCAGTTGTAATTGGAACTGTTGTTAGTGAGAATAATCTTGAAAACATAAAATATGCCATAGCTGAAAAATTAGGGGACTACAAACATACGATTATGGAGCTCCCATTATGCGGACTAAAAGTAAATAAAGTGGATTAA